CTCGTCCTGTCGTTCGTCTGTGTGCTGCTGATCAACGACGAGGGGCACTTCGTGGCCTCCGCCGCGGCCGTGCCGGGCAGCGCCGACGAGGAGGAGGCCGAGGCGCACGACAACGGCACCGGCCACACCGAGGTCTACCCGCTGGTCCTGTTCGCCGTGGGCGGCATGCTGCTCTTCCCGGCCGCGCACGACCTGCTGATGATGTTCGTGGCCCTCGAGGTCATGTCGCTGCCGCTGTACCTGCTGTGCGGCCTGGCCCGCAGGCGCCGCCTCCTGTCGCAGGAGGCGTCGATGAAGTACTTCCTGCTGGGCGCCTTCTCCTCGGCGTTCTTCCTGTACGGCACCGCCATGGTCTACGGCTTCGCGGGCACCGTCTCGCTGCCGGGCATCAACCAGGCCATGGCGTCGGGCAACACGCTCGACCCGCTGCTGCTCATCGGGTTCGCGCTGCTCGGCGTGGGCCTGCTGTTCAAGATCGGCGCGGCGCCGTTCCAGGCCTGGAAGCCGGACGTCTACCAGGGCGCTCCCACCCCGATCACCGCTCTCATGGCCTCCGGCACGCTGGTGGCGGCCGTCGGCGCCGTGCTGCGGGTGTTCTGGGTGGGGCTGGGCAACCTCGACTGGGAGTGGCGGCCGGTCATCTGGGCCGTCGCCGCGCTCACCATGGTCGTGGGCTCGATCCTGGCGATCACGCAGACCGAGATCAAGCGCATGCTGGCGTACTCGTCCATCGCGCACGCCGGCTTCCTGCTGGTCGGTGTGATGGCCACGTACGGCAGCGGCGAGCAGAACGCAGGCTCGCTCCAGGCGATCCTGTTCTACCTGGCGGTCTACGGCATCACCACCGTCGGCGCGTTCGCCGTGCTGACGCTGGTGCGCGACCCGGGCGGCGAGGCGGGGCACCTGTCCCGCTGGGCCGGGCTCGGCAAGCGCGCGCCGCTGCTGTCCGGGGTGTTCGCCTTCTTCCTGCTGGCCTTCGCCGGAATCCCGCTGACCAGCGGCTTCATGGGCAAGTACGCCGTCTTCGCCGCCGCGCTGAACAGCGGCACGCAGCCCGGCGACTCCATGGGCGGCTGGATGGCCGGCCTGGTCGTCGTGGGTGTGGTCGCCTCCGCGATCGCCGCGTTCTTCTACGTCCGCGTGATCGTGCTGATGTTCTTCAGCGAGCCGGCGGCCGACGGCCCGGCGATCGCGGCCCCCAGTATGGGGACCGTGGCCGTCATCGCGGTTTCGTTGCTGGTTACCGTAGGGGTGGGGCTCTACCCGGAGTCCGTGCTCGGTGTTGCCAACGACGCTGCTAGCAGCCTGTTCATCAGATAGACAAGGGGATCTCGTATGTCTGCGCCTCCCGTGGTTGACCTTCCCATTGCGGACGAGCGGTTGGCGCAGGACGTGGCCAACGGACTGGCCGCAGTCGAGAAGCTCCTGCGCTCGTCGGTGGAGAGCGAGGACGCCTTCGTCACCGAGGTGTCCAAGCACCTCATCGAGGCGGGCGGCAAGCGGTTCCGCACCCTGATGGTCCTGCTCGCCGCCCAGTTCGGCGACCCGTCGGCGCCGGGTGTCGTGCCCGGCGCCGTGGTCATCGAGCTGACCCACCTCGGCTCGCTCTACCACGACGACGTCATGGACGAGGCCCCGGTCCGCCGGGGCTCCCCGTCCGCCAACGCCCGGTGGGACAACACCGTGGCCATCCTCACCGGCGACTACCTGTTCGCCCAGGCCTCCGACCTGCTCGCCGACCTCGGCCCCGAGCTGATCAGGATCCAGGCCCAGACGTTCTCCCGGCTCGTACAGGGCCAGATCCGCGAGACCGTCGGCCCGCGCGCCGACGAGGACCCGATCGCCCACTACCTCGGCGTCCTGGCCGACAAGACGGGCTCGCTCATCGCCGCCTCCGGCCGCTTCGGCGCGCTGCTGTCCGGCTCTCCCGCCGACGTGGAGGAGCGCCTCAGCCGGGCCTGCGAGGCGATCGGCGTGGCCTGGCAGCTCGGCGACGACCTGCTGGACGTGGCCTCCACCGGCGCCCAGTCGGGCAAGACGCCCGGCACGGACCTGCGCGAGGGCATCAAGACGCTCCCCGTACTGTACGCGCTGGCCGCCGGCGACTCCCCGCGCCTGACGGCCCTGCTCTCCGGCCCGGTCGCCGAGCAGGACGTCGAGGAGGCGCTCACCCTGCTGCGCGCCCACCCCGGCATGGCCCAGGCCAGGGCGGAGCTGGAAGCGTGGGTGAACCGCGCCCGGGCCGACATCTCGGGCCTGCCCGACATCCCGGCCAAGGACGCGTTCCTGGCGCTCTGCGACTACGTGGTCGAGCGCTCCGGCTGAAGCCGCGCCTGGGCGGCCTTGCGGGCGGTACGGTTCATCCGTGCCGCCCGCAGGCTGTCGTAGGTGAAGACGGCCAGCGCCAGCCACACGATCGAGAACCCGATCCACCGGCTCGACGGCATCACTTCCTTGGCGATCAGCACCCCGCACGCGAACTGCAGGATCGGCGCGATGTACTGCAGCAGCCCGATCGTGCTCAACGGCACCCTGATGGCCGCCGCCCCGAAGCAGAGCAACGGCAGCGCCGTGATGAGCCCCGCACCCACCAGCAGCACCGCGTGCCCGGCTCCCGCCTGCCCGAACGTGCCCTCCCCGCTCACCTGCAGGAATCCCAGATAGCCCAGGGCGGGCAGCAACAGCACCAGCGTCTCGACCGCCAGGCTCTCCGTGGCCTGCACGTTGGCGTGCTTCTTGACCAGCCCGTACACGCCGAAGCTGAAGGCCAGCATGAGCGCGATCCACGGCAGCCGGCCGTAGTCGAACGTGAGCACCAGCACCGCCAGCGTCCCGAACCCCACCGCCGCCCACTGCAGCGGCCGCAGCCGCTCCCGCAGCAGCACCACCCCGAACAGCACGTTGACCAGCGGGTTGATGAAGTAGCCCAGGGCGCTCTCGACCACGTGGCCGGTGTTGACCGCGTAGATGTAGGTGCCCCAGTTGACGGTCACGAAGACGGCGGCGACGGTGAGCAGGGCGAGCTTGCGCGGCTGCCGCGCCAGCTCCTTGACCCAGCCCCAGTGCCGGCGCACGGCCAGCGCGGCGACCACGACGACCAGGGACCACACCATCCGGTGGGCGAGGATCTCGACGGCTCCCGAGGGCTTGAGCAGGGGCCAGTAGAGGGGGAACAGCCCCCACATGGTGTAGGCGGCGATCCCGAGGAACACGCCACGCCGGAGGTCAGGCATGTCCACGATTGTGACGCCTTACCACCTTTAAACACAAATTTCATGCACTAAGTGGAAATGTGTAGACATTCTTAAGTATTGGCTGCTGTGTGGGCTGATTCCGACCTGCGGAGGTAGCGCCATGGGCTGGCTGTTCGGCGGCAACAAGACCTCGATGGTCCTCCCGAGGACGCCCTCCCCGGCACCCCATCCCCGTCCCACCCCGCCACGCCGTTCTGGACGTCCCCCTCGCGCCCCCTTACCCGGAGGGCCTGGAGATTCACCTCGACACCCCAAGGACACCGAGTAGGACCTGACGCGTAGGCGCACGTGGCCAGGTTGCATGCACAGCGATGATCTTCGTAGGGTGAGGCACCCCCCAGTGAAGATCGGAGCCTCGATGCACGAGCCCCAGCCGACGCCCGCCGACCAATGGTCCACCTGGGAGACCAGCCCCAAGAACCCCAGCAGCTGGCCGGGCCTCGGCGACGAGCATGCGGAGGGGTTCGAGATCCAGCGCGGCAACGTCAAGGCCGTCGCCGGCAAGCTGGTCGGGCTGGCGGTGGCCGCCGCCGACCACGGGTCCAGCCGGGCGACCAACGACGGACTCACCGGCCTGCACTGGAACCTGCCTCGCGAGCTGCACGCGATCTTCACCGACGCCGACAGGGCGGTCGCGCAGTTCTGGAGCGACCTGTACGCCGAGACGGGCATGGCGGGCCTGCTGATCGAGCGGGCCGCGGCCAACTACCGGCTGGCCGACGAGCCGTTGCTCGGCGACCTGCCGCTCGACCGGCTGCGGGAGCGGATCGAGGAGCTGGGTGCGGGCATGGGGGTGCGGGGGCCGAGTGACCTGTATCCGAACGGCACGGTGTCGCTGCGGTTGCCCAGGGCGATCGACTACGGCGTGGACGACATGACCGCGGAGCAGGCGCGGCGGGACATCGAGGCCCTGGTGCTGTACGGCGGCGGCGGTGATCCGCTGCGGTACGAGGAGATGGCGGAGGAGCTGGTCGGCCTGGCGAACGGGGTGCGGCTGCGGGCGCAGGACCTGCGTGATTCGCCGTGGCGGGGCGGGGCCGCCGACAACGCGCAGACGGCGTTGCGGCAGATCTACGGCAACGTGACGGCGCTGGCCGCCGCCACGGGGGCGCTGGGCGCCGCGAGCAGGAGGTTCGCGGAGGTCATCGACTGGTGTCACCGCAACTTCCAGGCCATGGCGGACCCGGACCGGGGCGGGTGGGAGGAGTTCTGGGATCTCGGGGGTACGGCGGACAGCCGGGCCCGCGACTTTCTCACCCAGGCGAACAACGAGTTCGTCACCGTCTACGACCTGCTGCCCGCGCAGATCCAGGAGAACCTGCCCGGCCTCCTCGTCACCGACGAAAGCCACACCAGGCTGAAGTGGAACATCCAGGACATCCAGGACAGCATTCTGGACTCGGGCAGGAACGACTTCGACGCTCCCTGGCTGCAGAGCCTGGACCGCAGGCTCGCCGGCTACGAGCGGGCCGAGGAGAACTACGGCTAACCTTCGCGGATGACTTCCTACCGTGCGATTCTGCCCACCGAGCTCGATCGGGTCACCGCCTGGGTCGTGAGCGAGCCCGTCGGGTCGATCTCCGCCGAGCGTTACCTCGCGGAGCTGGCCGAGAACATGTACCGGCCGGAATGGACGTGGATCGCCGAGGCCGGTGACCGGGTGGTGGGGCGGGCCCTGTGGTGGGGGCCGAAGGGCAGTGCGGAGCCGGTCGCGCTCGACTGCCTCGACGTGGATCCCGGGGTCGGGGATCGCGCCGCGGTCGCCGCCGAGCTGATCAAGGCAGCGGTGGCCGGGATCGCGGGGCCGGTGCAGTACGCGATCAAGACGAACGGCGGATGGCGGGACGATCCGGTCGTCTCGGCGGCCGTGGGGTGGCGGCGGGCGGCGGCGCACGCGGCCGGGCTGACCCGGGAGGTGGAGCGGCTGCAGTTCGAGTGGACGCCGGACGCCGGGGTGCCCTCGGCGGCGGGCCGGCTGCGGTTCGCGCAGGCGTCCGACGAGGAGTTCCTGAAGGTGTTCCGCAGGATCGCCGAGGGCAGCCTGGACGCCCAGACCCGGGCGAACCTGGCGGCCAAGGGGCCGGAGGCGACCGCTCGCGAGGAGCTGGACTTCTACCTGCGGGCGCCGGGCGAGCGGGACTGGTGGCGGCTGGCCTGCACCGAGGAGGGCGAGGTGGCCGGCCTGGCGATCCCGTCCGCGACGCCGTACAGCGTGAATGTGGGGTATCTCGGGGTGGTGCCGGAGCAGCGCGGGCGGGGGTACGTGGACGAGTTGCTCGCCGAGATCACCCGGCTGCACGCGGCAGGCGGCGCGTCGCGGATCACCGCCACCACCGACATGGGCAATACGCCGATGGCGGCGGCGTTCCGGCGGGCCGGTTACCGCAACACGGAGATCCGGATCAATCTCTCGAACGGTTAGCAGACGCCCGGTAGCGTGCACACCTTGACGGCCATCTTCCTGGCGTGCTTGGTGAGCCGGCCGGGGTTGTAGAAGCCCTCGTCGGTGATGTAGATCATCAGGGCGCTGCCCCGGCGGGCGGCGAGGGAGGAAGTTCTTCGGGATCTCGGTCGCGGTCACGGGGGTGAGGGTCAGCAGCAGGGAGAGTGTCACACTGATCATGCAGGGTTGGACACCGGCGCGAGCGGCTCGGTTCGCTTCGGCAGCTGGAGCGACCGGTACGCCGGGGAGTCCGGGTCGGCCGTGCGGATGACGACCTGCTGTTCCTGTTCGGGGACGGTGAGGATGTCGAAGTCCAGCTCGATGGGGCCGAGCTGCGGATGGCGTACCTGCTGGCGCAGGTGCCGGTCGATGTGGAAGGCGTGGGAGTGCCACATCCGGGCGGACACCTCGCTGCCGGCCACCAGCTCGTCCATCAGGCCGCGCAGCTCGGAGGCGTCCGGGTAGCGGGTGAGGGTCAGGCGCAGGTAGGTGACCGCCGTGACGACGAACCGCTCCGGATGGAGCACGCCGTAGCGCGGCCGGTCCGGCTGACGGGCGGCTCCTACCGCTGACGGGCGGTCAGCGCTTGGCGGCGTCCAGGTCGGCCCGGATCCGCTCGGTGCCCGCCGGTACGCCCGGAGACTCCCAGAAGTTCGCGCTCTCACCCGCGTACGCGTTGCCGTACACCGGCGTCCCGGGCTGGAACCGCCAGCCCTCCGCCAGCGGGCCCGCGTCCACGGCGTCGTAGCCGATCGCGTCCAGGAACGCGCTCGCCTCCTGCTTCCCGGCGGCGTCGTCACCCGCGATCGGCAGGGCGCTGCGGTCGGGCGCGCCGCTGGGGCGGGGCAGGGCCTTCAGGTGCTCGAAGAAGATGTTGTTGAACACCTTGACGACCCGCGACGCCGGCAGGTGCTGCTGCAGCAGCTCGCTGGACGTGGTGGAGCCGTCGTCGAGCTGCGGGAAGTCCCCGTCGCGCTGCGAGTAGTAGTTGTTGGTGTCGAGAACGGTCTTGCCGGCGAGCGGCTCCACGGGCACGTCACGGTACGCCCGTAGCGGAATGCTGACGACGACCAGGTCCCCGGCCGCCGCTGCCTCCGCCGGGGTCGCCGCGCGGGCTTTGGGCCCCAGCTCGGCCACCAGGTCCTGGAGCGTCTCCGGGCCCCGGGAGTTGCTGAGCACGACGTCGTAGCCGGCTGCCGCGGCGAGCCGGGCGACGGTGCCGCCGATGTGTCCGCTGCCGATGAAGGCGATAGTCGTCATGACGGCCCCAACTGCGGCGGAGGGTGCGGCATTCCCCCTGCGACCGATGGGCGGCGTGTCGTCGTACCGGCCAGGTGACGCAGCCCGGCCTCCGACTCCGAGCCCGGCTCGGCCGCGAACAGGTCCATGCCCTGCAGCTCCGGGTCGCCCGGCAGGGTGACGAGCTCGGCCGACAGCCGCAGCTCGCCCACGACCGGATGGTCGAGCACGTAGTCGCGGTGCGTCGCGGCGGCCACGTGATGCTCCTCCCACAGCTCGCGGAACTCGGCGCTCTCGCTGCGCAGGGCGTTGACGTGCGCCGTGACCTGGGGGTTCGCCGGGTAGCGGGCGGTCAGGATGCGGAGCTGTGCCACGTGCTCCCTGGCCAGGCGCGGCCAGCGCTCGCCGTGCAGGCGTCGGATGCCCTCGTCCAGGAAGATCAGGTGGGCGATGGTCCTGCGCTCGTCGGGGATCGCGGCGAAGTCGGCGAAGACGGCGGCGGCGAGGCTGTTCCAGGCCACGATGTTCGCGTGGCGGCCCAGGACGAAGGCCGGCGTGAGCACGAGGGAGTCGAGCAGCCGCTGCAACCCCGGCCGCACCGCCGCCTGGGGGAGGTCGTGGCAGCGGTGCGCCGGGTGGGCCAGCGCGTGCAGGTACGCCCGCTCGTCCCCGGTGAGCCGCAGCACGTCGGCGATGGCGTCCAGCACCTCGGCGGAGACGTTCTGGCTGCGTCCCTGCTCCAGGCGGGTGTAGTGGGTGACGCTCACGCCCGCGAGCAGCGCCAGCTCCTCGCGGCGCAGCCCACGCACCCGCCGCGTGCCGCTGCTCAGGAACGGGACGCCGGCCTCCTCGGGGCGCAGGCGGGCCCGCCGGGACTTCAGGAACTCGCTCAGCTCAGCGCTTCGATCCACATCCGCCCAGCCTAGGCAAAGATTGGCTAGTCAAGACGCGGGGCTGGTTGGAGGGCATGGGGGCCAGCAGGCTGTCCGGCATGAGATCTGTGATCCCTCTTGTTCTGCTGGGGCTGGGCAGCATGATCACTGCCCTGGACTTCACCCTCGTCTACGTCGCCTTGCCGGAGATCGGCCGGGAGGTCGGGTTCTCCGCCCGCGATCTGCAGTGGGTGGTGAGTGCGTACGCGGTGCCGTTCGGTGGGTTCTTGCTGCTCGGTGGGCGGTTGGCGGATGTGGTGGGGCGGCGGCGGATGTTCGTGGTCGGGATGGTTCTGTACGGGGTCGCGTCGTTGCTCGGGGGGCTGGCCGGGACGGCTGGGCTGTTGATCGGGGCGCGGGCGTTGCAGGGGGTGGGGGGCGCGGTGCTGATGCCGGCGACGTTGTCCCTGGTGGTGACCCTATTCGAGGAGGGGCGGGCGCGGAATCGGGCCATGACGGTGTGGGCCGTGTGTGGGGCCAGTGGGATGAGTGTGGGGGCGTTGCTGGGTGGGGTGCTCACCGGGGCGTTCGGGTGGGAGGCGGTGTTCTTCGTGAACGTGCCGTTGGTGGGCGTGGCTGTTGTGGCGGCGTTCGGGGTGCTGGCTCCGGACGGTGTGCGGGCTTCGGCGGGGCGTTCGGGTGGGTTCGACCTGCCTGGGGCGCTGGCCGGGACCGCGGGGGTGACCGGGCTGGTGTTCGCGATCTCGCGCGGCGCCGAGTCGGGGTGGGGCTCCGCCGGAGTCCTGGTGCCGCTGGTGGTGGCGGTGGGGCTGCTCGTGGCGTTCGTGGTGATCGAGGCCCGCAGCCGCAGCCCGCTCATGCCGCTGCGCCTGCTGGCCAACCGGCACACGAGCGCCGCCGCCGGGGCCATCCTGGTGTACGGGATGACCCTGCAGTGCGTCCCGTACTTCCTGGCCCTGCACTTCCAGGACGTGCTCGGCTACGACGCCCTGCAGTCGGGCCTGGCCTTCCTCGGGCCGACCCTCGGCATCACCCTGGGGAACCTGGCCGGTGAGCGGCTGATCCCCCTCCTCGGGCTGCGCGGCACGTTGCTCCTCAGCGTGGTGGTGGGGGTGGCCGGCACGGGGGTGCTGGGGCTCAGCCTCTCCGTGGACGGGACGTACCTAGGGCTGCTCGCCGGGGCCGTCTGCTTCGGGGTGGGATCCGGGTTGTCGTTCACCACCATGTTCATCCTCGCCTCGACGGGGGTGGCCGCGCATGAGCAGGGGGTGGTGTCCGGGCTGTCGTCCACGGTGTTGCAGGCGGGGAGCGGGGTGGGGCTGGCTGTGCTGGTGGCGGTGGCCGATCGGGGTGGGAGCGGTGGGCTGACCGGGGAGGCGTTGCGGGTGGCCACCGTGGAGGGGTTGCGGGGGGCGTTCTTCGTGGCGGCGGGGATCGCGGTGGTGGGGGTGGTGGCGGCGGTGGCGATTCCGCGG
The nucleotide sequence above comes from Nonomuraea gerenzanensis. Encoded proteins:
- the nuoN gene encoding NADH-quinone oxidoreductase subunit NuoN; translation: MNPAIEAPTIEYGTLAPLLIIFGAACIGVLVEAFAPRYLRKSIHVPLTLLSLAGAFALVLVQTLRGQVSTTASAMGAIAVDGPSLFIWGIILVLSFVCVLLINDEGHFVASAAAVPGSADEEEAEAHDNGTGHTEVYPLVLFAVGGMLLFPAAHDLLMMFVALEVMSLPLYLLCGLARRRRLLSQEASMKYFLLGAFSSAFFLYGTAMVYGFAGTVSLPGINQAMASGNTLDPLLLIGFALLGVGLLFKIGAAPFQAWKPDVYQGAPTPITALMASGTLVAAVGAVLRVFWVGLGNLDWEWRPVIWAVAALTMVVGSILAITQTEIKRMLAYSSIAHAGFLLVGVMATYGSGEQNAGSLQAILFYLAVYGITTVGAFAVLTLVRDPGGEAGHLSRWAGLGKRAPLLSGVFAFFLLAFAGIPLTSGFMGKYAVFAAALNSGTQPGDSMGGWMAGLVVVGVVASAIAAFFYVRVIVLMFFSEPAADGPAIAAPSMGTVAVIAVSLLVTVGVGLYPESVLGVANDAASSLFIR
- a CDS encoding GNAT family N-acetyltransferase translates to MTSYRAILPTELDRVTAWVVSEPVGSISAERYLAELAENMYRPEWTWIAEAGDRVVGRALWWGPKGSAEPVALDCLDVDPGVGDRAAVAAELIKAAVAGIAGPVQYAIKTNGGWRDDPVVSAAVGWRRAAAHAAGLTREVERLQFEWTPDAGVPSAAGRLRFAQASDEEFLKVFRRIAEGSLDAQTRANLAAKGPEATAREELDFYLRAPGERDWWRLACTEEGEVAGLAIPSATPYSVNVGYLGVVPEQRGRGYVDELLAEITRLHAAGGASRITATTDMGNTPMAAAFRRAGYRNTEIRINLSNG
- a CDS encoding helix-turn-helix domain-containing protein is translated as MDRSAELSEFLKSRRARLRPEEAGVPFLSSGTRRVRGLRREELALLAGVSVTHYTRLEQGRSQNVSAEVLDAIADVLRLTGDERAYLHALAHPAHRCHDLPQAAVRPGLQRLLDSLVLTPAFVLGRHANIVAWNSLAAAVFADFAAIPDERRTIAHLIFLDEGIRRLHGERWPRLAREHVAQLRILTARYPANPQVTAHVNALRSESAEFRELWEEHHVAAATHRDYVLDHPVVGELRLSAELVTLPGDPELQGMDLFAAEPGSESEAGLRHLAGTTTRRPSVAGGMPHPPPQLGPS
- the rarD gene encoding EamA family transporter RarD is translated as MPDLRRGVFLGIAAYTMWGLFPLYWPLLKPSGAVEILAHRMVWSLVVVVAALAVRRHWGWVKELARQPRKLALLTVAAVFVTVNWGTYIYAVNTGHVVESALGYFINPLVNVLFGVVLLRERLRPLQWAAVGFGTLAVLVLTFDYGRLPWIALMLAFSFGVYGLVKKHANVQATESLAVETLVLLLPALGYLGFLQVSGEGTFGQAGAGHAVLLVGAGLITALPLLCFGAAAIRVPLSTIGLLQYIAPILQFACGVLIAKEVMPSSRWIGFSIVWLALAVFTYDSLRAARMNRTARKAAQARLQPERSTT
- a CDS encoding MmyB family transcriptional regulator; translation: MLHPERFVVTAVTYLRLTLTRYPDASELRGLMDELVAGSEVSARMWHSHAFHIDRHLRQQVRHPQLGPIELDFDILTVPEQEQQVVIRTADPDSPAYRSLQLPKRTEPLAPVSNPA
- a CDS encoding NADPH-dependent F420 reductase, encoding MTTIAFIGSGHIGGTVARLAAAAGYDVVLSNSRGPETLQDLVAELGPKARAATPAEAAAAGDLVVVSIPLRAYRDVPVEPLAGKTVLDTNNYYSQRDGDFPQLDDGSTTSSELLQQHLPASRVVKVFNNIFFEHLKALPRPSGAPDRSALPIAGDDAAGKQEASAFLDAIGYDAVDAGPLAEGWRFQPGTPVYGNAYAGESANFWESPGVPAGTERIRADLDAAKR
- a CDS encoding polyprenyl synthetase family protein; protein product: MSAPPVVDLPIADERLAQDVANGLAAVEKLLRSSVESEDAFVTEVSKHLIEAGGKRFRTLMVLLAAQFGDPSAPGVVPGAVVIELTHLGSLYHDDVMDEAPVRRGSPSANARWDNTVAILTGDYLFAQASDLLADLGPELIRIQAQTFSRLVQGQIRETVGPRADEDPIAHYLGVLADKTGSLIAASGRFGALLSGSPADVEERLSRACEAIGVAWQLGDDLLDVASTGAQSGKTPGTDLREGIKTLPVLYALAAGDSPRLTALLSGPVAEQDVEEALTLLRAHPGMAQARAELEAWVNRARADISGLPDIPAKDAFLALCDYVVERSG
- a CDS encoding MFS transporter translates to MRSVIPLVLLGLGSMITALDFTLVYVALPEIGREVGFSARDLQWVVSAYAVPFGGFLLLGGRLADVVGRRRMFVVGMVLYGVASLLGGLAGTAGLLIGARALQGVGGAVLMPATLSLVVTLFEEGRARNRAMTVWAVCGASGMSVGALLGGVLTGAFGWEAVFFVNVPLVGVAVVAAFGVLAPDGVRASAGRSGGFDLPGALAGTAGVTGLVFAISRGAESGWGSAGVLVPLVVAVGLLVAFVVIEARSRSPLMPLRLLANRHTSAAAGAILVYGMTLQCVPYFLALHFQDVLGYDALQSGLAFLGPTLGITLGNLAGERLIPLLGLRGTLLLSVVVGVAGTGVLGLSLSVDGTYLGLLAGAVCFGVGSGLSFTTMFILASTGVAAHEQGVVSGLSSTVLQAGSGVGLAVLVAVADRGGSGGLTGEALRVATVEGLRGAFFVAAGIAVVGVVAAVAIPRRVPVSR